One segment of Luteitalea sp. DNA contains the following:
- a CDS encoding sulfatase-like hydrolase/transferase has protein sequence MRRSLAFLCGVAALIVATPAQGQIARRVVVIGIDGLGAYTPRPSENPSLDGLRKRGAWTMHARGVMPTSSSPNWASMIMGAGPEQHGVTSNDWEPDAFDIPPSVSGPGAIFPTIFSLLREQRPSAKIGCFHDWDDFGRLLERKAVDRIEDGDGPDDTVARAVRYIRSDEPDFLFVQLDHVDHTAHERGYGTKEFYTAVAQADRLIGDLLGALEEAGILDETAVLVTADHGFPNGSKKHGGNTPAELEITWMVAGPGVRAGHEIETPVNTFDTAATIAWIFQLDPPEAWLGRPVLEAFDESAARTSAQRR, from the coding sequence ATGCGAAGGAGCCTTGCGTTTCTCTGTGGCGTGGCCGCGCTGATCGTGGCGACGCCTGCCCAGGGCCAGATTGCGCGCCGCGTGGTGGTCATCGGCATCGACGGCCTCGGTGCTTACACGCCGCGGCCGTCCGAGAATCCGTCGCTGGACGGTTTGCGAAAGCGAGGCGCCTGGACAATGCACGCCCGCGGTGTCATGCCCACATCGAGCAGTCCCAACTGGGCGTCCATGATCATGGGAGCAGGTCCGGAGCAGCATGGCGTGACGTCGAACGACTGGGAGCCGGACGCGTTCGACATTCCGCCGAGCGTGAGCGGACCTGGCGCGATCTTCCCCACGATCTTCAGCCTGCTCCGCGAGCAGAGACCCTCGGCCAAGATCGGCTGCTTCCATGATTGGGATGACTTCGGGCGCCTGCTCGAGAGGAAGGCCGTGGACCGAATCGAGGATGGTGATGGTCCGGATGACACGGTCGCGCGCGCGGTCCGTTACATCCGCAGCGACGAGCCCGATTTCTTGTTCGTGCAGCTCGACCACGTCGATCACACGGCGCACGAGCGCGGCTACGGCACCAAGGAGTTCTACACCGCGGTCGCGCAGGCCGATCGGTTGATTGGCGATCTGCTGGGAGCGCTCGAAGAGGCAGGCATTCTCGACGAGACGGCCGTGCTCGTCACGGCAGACCACGGCTTTCCGAACGGCAGCAAGAAGCACGGCGGAAACACGCCGGCGGAGCTGGAGATCACGTGGATGGTCGCCGGCCCCGGCGTCCGTGCTGGTCACGAGATCGAGACACCGGTGAACACGTTCGACACGGCTGCCACGATCGCCTGGATCTTCCAGCTCGATCCGCCCGAGGCCTGGCTCGGCCGCCCCGTGCTCGAAGCCTTCGACGAATCCGCCGCGCGCACGTCCGCGCAGCGTCGCTAG
- a CDS encoding type II toxin-antitoxin system HipA family toxin, which produces METPVLVYVDLGGVPTLAGRLWALMRKGRERTSFEYDTGWLHHPARFSLEPALTLGPGAFHTPAGTALFGALGDSAPDRWGRALMRRAERRRAERAGETPRTLREIDYLLRVDDEARQGALRLAQVEGGPFLAAHGATRIPPLVELPRLLAATEHVIADADSEEDLRLLLAPGSSLGGARPKASIRDRDGHLAIAKFPHRDDEIDTVRWEATALALAEKAGLHVPAWRLELVAGRPVLILRRFDRIERARIPFLSAMSMLGASDHEMRSYLELVDVLRRYGAQPQEDMRALWRRIVFSVLIANTDDHLRNHGFLHAGIDGWRLAPAYDLNPVPVDIKPRLLTTAIDLEDGTASLGLARSVAPYFELDDREAQRIVLEVEQAVATWRQEARRHGLTASQIDRMASAFEPTA; this is translated from the coding sequence ATGGAGACACCAGTCCTCGTCTATGTCGACCTCGGCGGCGTGCCGACACTCGCCGGCCGGTTGTGGGCGCTGATGCGCAAAGGGCGAGAGCGCACTTCTTTCGAGTACGACACGGGATGGCTCCACCATCCAGCCCGCTTCTCGCTCGAGCCGGCTCTCACGCTGGGGCCCGGCGCCTTCCACACGCCGGCTGGCACGGCGCTCTTCGGCGCCCTTGGTGATTCCGCACCCGACCGTTGGGGGCGAGCGCTCATGCGTCGCGCCGAACGACGGCGGGCCGAGCGCGCCGGCGAGACACCGCGCACCCTGCGGGAGATCGACTACCTGCTCCGGGTGGACGACGAGGCCCGGCAAGGGGCGCTCCGTCTCGCGCAGGTGGAAGGTGGGCCCTTCCTCGCCGCCCACGGCGCCACCCGCATTCCGCCCTTGGTCGAGCTCCCCCGCCTGCTCGCGGCCACCGAGCACGTCATCGCCGATGCCGACAGCGAGGAAGATCTTCGCTTGCTTCTGGCCCCCGGATCGTCGCTTGGCGGCGCGCGGCCCAAGGCGTCGATCCGTGACCGCGACGGCCACCTGGCGATCGCGAAGTTTCCTCACAGGGATGACGAGATCGATACGGTTCGCTGGGAGGCCACCGCACTTGCGCTCGCAGAGAAGGCGGGCCTCCACGTCCCGGCGTGGCGCCTCGAGCTCGTGGCTGGTCGACCAGTCCTCATCCTCCGACGCTTCGACCGCATCGAGCGGGCGCGCATTCCGTTCCTTTCAGCCATGAGCATGCTCGGCGCCAGCGATCACGAGATGCGCAGCTATCTCGAGCTCGTCGACGTGCTTCGCCGCTACGGCGCTCAGCCGCAGGAGGACATGCGCGCTCTGTGGCGGCGCATCGTCTTCAGCGTGCTGATCGCCAACACCGATGATCATCTTCGCAATCATGGCTTTCTTCATGCGGGCATCGACGGCTGGCGTTTGGCGCCTGCCTACGACCTCAATCCGGTGCCTGTCGACATCAAGCCCCGCCTCCTCACGACGGCCATCGACCTCGAGGATGGCACAGCCTCCTTGGGTCTTGCGCGGAGCGTGGCGCCGTACTTCGAGCTGGACGATCGCGAGGCGCAGAGGATTGTGCTCGAGGTCGAGCAGGCGGTGGCAACATGGCGCCAGGAGGCGCGTCGTCACGGGCTGACGGCGTCCCAGATCGATCGTATGGCATCGGCCTTCGAACCAACGGCCTGA
- a CDS encoding MFS transporter, protein MSCAEVNNIGSNPTQGLGRSAKAWQIRIFAVTWIAYAGFYLCRKNFSVAMPLLGGESGLTKLDFANLIFGYSLMYAAGQPLFGVLADRFGARRVVATGMLLAVVANIFMVTGTSVLMLAPLMLMNGIGQATGWPGLVQIMANWFRRGERGMVMAWWTTNYVLGGFLATVFATWVATSSLLLPGQGWQRAFWVPAVLLAVIAALFVAGARDRPEDSVVRSEEAAPDAATRLRSASARLRYASATQADAPAERPHLGRALASPLIWIIALGCLFAKITRYAFLFWLPLYMTEQLGYTVDQAGYMASIFELSGFGGAILAGYVSDRLFQSRRFPVTALMFFMLAVVCLVHPLTAGYGYVASGIGIALIGIANYGPDTLLQGAAAQDAGAGLGTGTVSGLISGVGSVGQLFSPYLVAFVAARYGWNGLFQVFTVVAFVGGALQAILWNYGRRAGEDHAGRTPSIFDRRRFRRARVVPRPER, encoded by the coding sequence ATGTCGTGTGCTGAGGTGAACAACATCGGATCCAACCCGACGCAAGGGCTGGGACGGTCGGCGAAGGCGTGGCAGATCCGCATCTTTGCGGTCACCTGGATCGCCTACGCAGGCTTCTATCTCTGTCGCAAGAACTTCAGCGTGGCGATGCCGCTCCTGGGCGGCGAGTCGGGCCTGACCAAGCTCGACTTCGCCAACCTGATCTTTGGCTACAGCCTGATGTACGCCGCCGGTCAGCCGCTATTCGGCGTCCTCGCTGATCGTTTCGGTGCCCGTCGCGTCGTGGCCACGGGCATGCTGCTTGCCGTGGTCGCGAACATCTTCATGGTGACAGGCACATCGGTCCTAATGCTGGCGCCGCTCATGCTGATGAACGGGATAGGCCAGGCAACCGGCTGGCCCGGCCTCGTCCAGATCATGGCCAACTGGTTTCGCCGCGGTGAGCGAGGTATGGTGATGGCCTGGTGGACGACGAACTACGTGCTGGGCGGATTTCTTGCTACGGTATTCGCCACCTGGGTCGCCACCAGCAGTCTTCTCCTCCCCGGTCAGGGCTGGCAGCGGGCCTTCTGGGTGCCCGCCGTGCTGCTCGCCGTCATCGCTGCGCTGTTCGTCGCCGGAGCGCGGGACCGGCCCGAAGACAGTGTCGTGCGATCGGAAGAAGCAGCGCCCGACGCGGCCACCCGCCTTCGCTCCGCTTCGGCCCGCCTTCGCTACGCTTCGGCGACGCAGGCCGATGCGCCGGCGGAACGGCCGCATCTTGGGCGCGCGTTGGCCAGCCCGCTGATCTGGATCATTGCGTTGGGCTGTCTGTTCGCGAAGATCACGCGCTACGCGTTCCTGTTCTGGCTTCCGCTCTACATGACCGAGCAACTCGGTTACACGGTGGATCAAGCGGGCTACATGGCGTCCATCTTCGAGTTGTCGGGATTTGGCGGCGCCATCCTCGCCGGCTACGTATCGGATCGACTCTTCCAGTCCCGCCGCTTTCCCGTCACCGCCTTGATGTTCTTCATGCTCGCCGTCGTGTGCCTGGTGCATCCCCTGACCGCCGGCTATGGCTACGTCGCCAGCGGCATCGGCATCGCGCTGATTGGAATCGCGAACTATGGACCGGACACCTTGCTGCAAGGCGCGGCGGCGCAGGATGCCGGCGCGGGATTGGGCACCGGCACGGTATCCGGACTGATCAGCGGTGTGGGATCGGTAGGCCAGCTCTTCTCGCCGTATCTGGTGGCGTTCGTTGCGGCCCGGTACGGTTGGAACGGTCTCTTCCAAGTATTCACGGTCGTGGCGTTCGTGGGAGGCGCGCTGCAAGCGATCTTGTGGAACTATGGCCGACGGGCAGGTGAAGACCATGCAGGGAGAACACCGAGCATATTTGATCGTCGTCGATTCCGGCGGGCGCGTGTTGTGCCACGGCCAGAGCGGTAG
- a CDS encoding PIN domain-containing protein encodes MADRRHARGLIDTSVVIDLQLIEPTDLPVELAVSAVTMAELAAGPHATTDPAERARRQDRLQRAEAMFEPLPVDAAVARAYGRVYAAVASAGRKARGRRAVDLLIAATAVAAAVPLYSRNPDDFAGLSDLLEIVSV; translated from the coding sequence GTGGCTGACCGGCGTCACGCCCGTGGTCTCATCGACACCTCGGTGGTCATCGACCTGCAGCTCATTGAACCGACCGATTTACCTGTAGAGCTCGCCGTCTCTGCGGTCACCATGGCCGAGCTCGCAGCCGGACCGCACGCAACCACCGATCCGGCAGAACGTGCCCGTCGTCAGGACCGGTTGCAACGGGCCGAGGCTATGTTCGAGCCGCTGCCGGTAGATGCGGCCGTAGCTCGTGCGTACGGACGTGTTTACGCCGCGGTCGCGTCGGCAGGCCGCAAAGCGCGCGGCCGGCGCGCGGTCGACCTGCTGATAGCGGCGACCGCTGTCGCGGCGGCGGTACCTCTCTACTCACGCAACCCGGACGATTTCGCTGGCCTGTCCGACCTCCTTGAAATCGTCTCGGTCTGA
- a CDS encoding aspartate aminotransferase family protein, whose amino-acid sequence MQGEHRAYLIVVDSGGRVLCHGQSGSRATAALCCVVEEGESLDAAAARLAGQYPALVSAALEQHGELCIEQGDTEVLGLVLSCRCDESAGFVNGQWQLLDELLTAPDGVYTTDSLAALRRYVRDIVGRSARSAPQQSEGDVNLSPTRRHWLEQNIDAETKHWLDADERWFLRQSLSTPCLNVLARCDGAYIEDLQGRRYLDFHGNNVHHVGFGHPKVIAAITEQMASLSFCTRRYTNIPAIELAAKLAELAPGDLGKVLFAPSGAGAISMALKLARGATGRFKTISWWESFHGASLDTISIGGEALFRQNAGPLLPGTEHAPPPDPLHCPFQCGRECDLRCAGYIEYMLEKEGDVAAVVAETIRSTPYIPRPDYWKRIRAACDRHGTLLILDEIPHGLGRTGRMFTCEHYGIVPDMVVIGKGLGGGIFPLAALIARKDLDVLSNRALGHYTHEKSPVACAAALAAIELLESGIVEHVRTLGDKARAELREMQERHPLIADVRGLGLFLGVELKTGAERVMYRALELGLSFKVTMGRILTLTPALTITEEEMSRALGILERAISEVEAEPALRA is encoded by the coding sequence ATGCAGGGAGAACACCGAGCATATTTGATCGTCGTCGATTCCGGCGGGCGCGTGTTGTGCCACGGCCAGAGCGGTAGTCGAGCCACCGCGGCGCTCTGCTGCGTCGTGGAAGAGGGAGAAAGCCTCGACGCGGCCGCCGCCCGCCTCGCGGGGCAGTACCCCGCCCTCGTCTCTGCCGCGCTCGAGCAACACGGTGAGCTCTGCATCGAACAGGGCGACACTGAGGTTCTCGGATTGGTACTCTCATGCCGATGCGATGAGTCCGCAGGTTTTGTGAACGGCCAGTGGCAGCTTCTCGACGAGCTCCTGACAGCTCCCGACGGCGTGTACACGACGGACAGCCTCGCAGCGCTACGACGGTATGTGCGCGATATCGTCGGCCGGTCGGCCCGATCGGCCCCGCAGCAATCGGAAGGCGACGTCAACCTCTCGCCCACGCGCAGGCACTGGCTCGAGCAAAACATCGACGCAGAGACCAAGCACTGGCTCGACGCCGACGAGCGTTGGTTCCTGCGGCAATCGCTCTCGACGCCCTGCCTCAACGTGCTCGCGCGCTGTGACGGCGCCTACATCGAAGATCTCCAAGGCCGCCGGTATCTCGACTTCCACGGCAACAACGTCCATCACGTCGGCTTCGGTCATCCGAAGGTGATCGCCGCCATCACGGAACAGATGGCGAGCCTGTCGTTCTGCACGCGGCGCTATACGAACATCCCTGCCATCGAGCTCGCGGCGAAGCTCGCGGAGCTCGCGCCGGGCGACCTCGGGAAAGTCCTCTTCGCACCGAGCGGGGCCGGAGCGATCAGCATGGCGCTCAAGCTGGCGCGTGGAGCAACGGGCAGGTTCAAGACCATCTCGTGGTGGGAGTCGTTCCACGGCGCGTCGCTCGACACGATCTCGATCGGGGGTGAGGCGCTCTTCCGCCAGAACGCCGGTCCCCTGCTGCCTGGAACGGAGCATGCGCCGCCGCCGGACCCGCTCCATTGCCCGTTCCAGTGCGGTCGCGAGTGCGACCTTCGCTGCGCGGGCTACATTGAGTACATGCTCGAAAAAGAGGGTGACGTGGCGGCGGTGGTCGCGGAAACCATTCGCAGCACGCCGTACATTCCGCGGCCAGACTACTGGAAGCGGATTCGAGCGGCCTGCGATCGCCATGGCACGCTGCTCATCCTCGACGAGATTCCGCACGGCCTCGGCAGGACGGGGCGCATGTTCACCTGCGAGCACTACGGCATCGTGCCTGACATGGTGGTCATTGGCAAAGGGCTTGGGGGCGGCATCTTTCCGCTGGCCGCGCTCATCGCGCGGAAGGATCTCGACGTGCTCTCGAATCGCGCGCTCGGACACTACACGCACGAGAAGAGCCCGGTCGCCTGCGCCGCGGCGCTCGCGGCAATCGAGCTGCTGGAGAGCGGCATCGTCGAGCACGTCCGCACGCTCGGCGACAAGGCTCGCGCCGAGCTCCGGGAGATGCAGGAGCGCCATCCTCTCATTGCAGATGTGCGCGGGCTCGGCCTCTTCCTCGGCGTGGAGCTGAAGACGGGCGCCGAGCGGGTAATGTACCGCGCCCTGGAGCTCGGGCTCAGCTTCAAAGTGACCATGGGCCGAATCCTCACCCTCACGCCTGCCTTGACGATCACCGAAGAGGAAATGTCGCGCGCACTGGGCATCCTCGAGCGCGCTATTAGCGAGGTGGAGGCTGAACCCGCGCTTCGAGCGTAG
- a CDS encoding helix-turn-helix domain-containing protein, whose amino-acid sequence MRYSNLPIPVVRALRTLGHDIRDARRRRRIPVAVMAERASISRTTLSKVEKGDPGVSLGSYATALFVLGLVQRLEHLADPGQDELGLALEEEHLPRRIRRSRKPPTASGGPNSA is encoded by the coding sequence ATGCGGTATTCGAACCTGCCGATCCCGGTCGTCCGAGCACTCCGAACGCTCGGCCACGACATCCGCGACGCCCGCCGGCGTCGACGCATTCCCGTCGCCGTGATGGCCGAGCGAGCGTCGATCAGTCGCACGACTCTGAGCAAAGTCGAGAAGGGTGATCCTGGGGTCTCCCTCGGCAGCTACGCCACCGCACTCTTCGTACTGGGTCTCGTCCAGCGCCTCGAGCATCTGGCCGACCCCGGGCAGGACGAGCTCGGCCTTGCGCTCGAGGAGGAGCATCTGCCACGCCGCATCCGGCGCTCGCGCAAGCCCCCGACAGCATCCGGCGGACCGAACAGTGCGTGA